From the Kiloniellales bacterium genome, the window ACGGCGGCGCGCTCGCTGACGTCCGTCTCACAGGTCTCGCGCTCTGGATTCCAAGCACCGGCGGCTCCCCCGTCCCATAAACCAGGGCACGGCCCCGGCACGCTTGTCTCGGTCTCTCTCTCGCGGCGAGACCCAAGCACGGCTTCGGAGGTTCGTCAATCGGCCAGCCATTCTCCGGTGTGTGGGGCCTGGCTCCTTCCCCGAGGCGCAAGTCCACAGCGGCGCGAGGAGGGTGCACAAGCGGGCTGTTTGGCCGTAGAGTCGCCGCGGAGCGACCGGCCATCGCCCCACATGGCCGTCTCAGCACCTGCGGGCCGACGCATCCCACCGAGCCCAAAACGAGGATTGAAGAGCCTGGATGACGGACGCCGCTCAAACCGCCGAGCAACCTGGGCAACAGAGGTGGTTCCCACGGCCCAGCCTGTTTACCACGATGGTGGCGGCGGTCGTGTTGGGTATCGCCTCAGGGCTCTTTCTTGGTGAGTTGACCTCGAACTTGCGGCTGGTCGGCGACGTCTACGTCGGCCTGCTTCAGATGACGGTGCTGCCCTACATCGTCTTCGCCCTGATCGCCAGCATAGGGCGGCTTTCCCTGGCGGAAAGCAAGAGGCTCGCGGCGATCGCGCTGACGGTTCTCGCGGTGCTCTGGGGAATCGGTTGCGTGACCGTGGCGGTCATGTCCCTCGCCTTCCCGGCTCGGGAGTCGGGCGCCTTCTTCAGCACCAGCCTGATCGAATCCCAACCGGGCGTCGACTTCATTCAGCTCTTCATCCCGAGCAACCCCTTCGGTTCGCTGGCCAACAACGTGCCGCCGGCGGTCGTCGTGTTCTGCATCGTGTTCGGCGTTGCCTTGGTGGGGGTCGAGCGCAAGGAAGACCTGCTCAAGCACTTCGATACGATCGTGGCGACGCTGCTGAGGGTCAACAAGTTCGTCGCCAACCTCGCGCCGCTCGGCATTCTGGCAATCACGTCGGCCGCCGCCGGATCGCTGAGCCTGGAGGAGTTCGGGCGGCTCCAGGCCTACCTCTTGGTCTTCGCTTTCTGCGCCATCTTCGTGACTTTCTGGGCGCTGCCGATGCTGATCGCCGTCTGCACGCCCTTCACCTACAGGGAAATACTCTCGGTCTCGAAGAACGCGCTGCTGACGGTGCTGGTGATCCAGAGTCTCTTCGTGGTCATTCCAATGCTGGCGGAAGGCGTGCGGCAGCTCGCGGAAAAGCACCAACGAGAGGGGGTGAAGGCGGAACCCGATTTCGTCATCCCGATCGCCTACTCCTTTCCGCATCTGGGCAAGGTCCTGACGCTGATCTTCGTGCCCTTCGCGGCCTGGTTCTATGGAACGTCCATTCCCTGGGCGGACTATCCCACCTTCCTGGCTACCGGACTGGTACTTTCCTTCGGCAAGGTCGTCACGACAATCCCGTTTCTTCTCGACGCCAATGAACTGCCGTCGGACATCTTCAAGCTCTTTCTCGTTTCCAGTGTGTTCGCCGGCGGCTTCAGTGACGTGATCGGCGCCATGCATCTCATGGCCTTCACCACGCTGACCATCTGCGCGATGTCCGGCCTGATCCGAATCAAACGCACCAAGCTCCTGGTCCTGGTTGCTTTTTCTGTCGTGATCGTGGGCGCCATGATCCTGTCGGCGAGAACGCTGATCGACTATGTCTCGGGCGGTGGCGTGGACGGGCCGCCGGTCGTCCGAGGTATGCAACTGATGCAGGACGCGGCCCCGTCCACGCTGCTGCCGGCCGCGTCACCGAACCCCGTGCCCCTGGAACCGGGCCAGTCCCGGCTCGACCGAATCATAGCGCGTGGCGTGATGCGCGTCGGTTTCAAGCCGGACGATCTGCCCTTCTCGTTCCTCAACGAACAAGGCGAGCTTGTCGGTCTGGACATCGAAATGGCCCACGAGATGGCGAGAGACCTGGGCGTCGCCATCGAGTTCGTGCCGGCGGACTTCTCAAAGCTGGCCAAACACCTGGAGGCCGACGACTTCGATATCGCATTCTCGGGACTGGCGGCCACGACGCGCCGGGCCGCCGAGTTCTATCTGAGCGAGCCCTATATCAATCTCACCTTGGCGCTCGTGGTTCCGGATCACCTCAAGGATCAGTTTACCAACCTCGACAAAGCGCGTCGGAGAGCCGAAATCAGCGTCGGGGTTCCCAGGGGCGTATTCTTCGAGCATGAGATCCAGGCCGTCCTGCCCAATGCCAAGGTCGTCCAGCTCGACTCCGAGAGAGAGTTCTTCGAAGACCCCCCCGAACCCATGGACGTCCTGTTGTTCAGCGCCGAGGGCGGTTCCGCTTGGACCTTGATCCATCCGAAGTACACCGTGGTCAGCCCGGTTATACCCGCGACCAAGCTGCCGGTCGCCTACCCTTACGGCGGGCCCGACTCGCGGCTGAGGGATTTCCTGAAGCACTGGATCCACCTGCAGCGCGAGGACAACACCCTGGACGAGCTCTACGACTATTGGGTTCTCGGAACCGGCGCGCAAACCCGGGAGCCGCGCTGGAGCGTAATCCGCGACGTCTTCGGCTGGATCGATTGACCGTCAGTCCGCGAAGGCCTTCTCGACCACGTAGTCGCCGGGCGACGCGTTGGAGCCTTCGCACAGGCCGGCGGCCTCGACCAGCTTCCGGGTGTCGGCGATCATTGCCGTAGAACCGCAGATCATCACCCTGTCCCCAACCGGGTCGAGGCCAGCGATGCCGAGATCCTGGAAGAAGCGCCCGCTCTCGATAAGGGTGGTGATGCGCCCGCTGTGCACATAGTTCTCGCGGGTCACGCTGGCATAGTAGGTCACCCGGGAGGGCGCCACCTCTCCGACCAGCGGGTCGTTCGCCAGATCCTCGACCAACTCGGCGCCGTAAGCGAGGTCCGCCACGTTGCGGCAGGTATGGGTTAGGACGACCTGCTGGAACTTCTCGTAGGTCTCCGGATCGCGTAGCAGGCTGGCGAAGGGGGCGATCCCGGTGCCGGTCGAGAACAGAAACAGCCGGCTGCCCGGCTTAAGGGCGTCGAGCACGAGCGTGCCGGTCGGCTTGCGGCCGAGCAGCACGGCGTCGCCGGGCCTGACGTGGCAGAGCCGCGAGGTCAGGGGGCCGTCCTCCACCTTGATCGAGAAGAAGTCGAGCCCGTCGTCCCACGACGGACTGGCGATGGAATAGGCGCGCGCAGGGGCCGCCCGTCGACCAGGAGCCCGAGCATGACGAACTCGCCGGACCGGAAGCGGAAGCTCATCGGTCTGGCGACCCGGAAAGAGAACAGCTCGTCCGTCCAATGCCGGACGCTCGCGATCTGCTCGAGCGTTACCGAGCTCGGCAGGACAAGAGCCTCAACGCCCATGGAAACTGGCCCCCTCTCAAGACTTGGCTGAGAAACGGCGCGAATGCGCCCTACACTGCCTACGTAAGAACCGCTGAATTGGCTCAACGCCGGAGGTGCCAGGGTTATAGTATGACGGTTACAGAACTCGGCACGATAAGCGTGCCGGGTTTCAGAAGCTGAATCACACGAGAATCATCGTGTTAGTGTCCCGGCCCCGAAGTCCGATCATTCGAACTTCGGGGCCGGGACACTGGTAACCAGCTGCCCGTTCGCCCTGGCGCCCCGCAATGGTAAGCGGAATTATCAGCAGCAGGGAACGGCACCTTGGAGACGTTGGAAGTAGCGGTCCTGCCGTCAAATGCGTGGTCAACGCCGGGAGCCTGGAGGCGGCGTGCGAACTAGCCTAGTCGTCGCCCATGAACAAACACGGCCTCATCGAATTCGATGTCGAACCGGTCGACCTCTTCATGAACGCCCTTTGGAGATAGCACGAACGCCGGCAGCGGCATGGACCAAGCCTGCAGGACGGTCAGGCCGTTCCAGCTAGGCGGCCCGCTGCCGCCGGCAGCTGCCTAGTTGTAGAAGAAGGCGCGTTTGGCCGCGCGCAGCTCCTCGACAGTCTTGCCGTCGCAGTCCTTGAGCTTGGGCGCCCGCACCACCCCGTCCTTGCCGATCTCGACCCGGTAGGCCTGCTGGCCCATGGCCGCGTAGTGGGTGGTGCCGTTGTCGTCGCGCCAAACCAGGTGGAAAACCAGCATCCCGCCCGGCCTTCCCGATATCGCCGCGATGGGACAGACGACGGCGTCGGGACGGCCGTCGAAAACCTGTGCGCCGGCCGGCGAGGCCGGCGCGAGCGCGGTAAGCGCCAAGAGTGCGATGGCGAGCCGCACGATCATAGGGCCGTCTCCCAATTCTGCTGCCCGACAAAGGGCTTGCTAGGTATAGGACATGAAGGCAGTGATCTCAACGAGAGGACAAGCGACCGCTCCCGCTTTTCGCCGGGCGGTCCGATGTCCGCCGAATAGCTGCAAAATCTTGGTGGGATTGGTGGGCGCACAAGGACTCGAACCTTGGACCCGCTGATTAAGAGTCAGCTGCTCTACCAACTGAGCTATGCGCCCCCAAAAATGCGGAAATGGCGTCTTTCCGCCCCAATTCAAGGATCTGGGGGCGGCTTGATATCAAATGCCGGGGGGCTTGTCGAGGACTTCGGTGGGCCGGGACGGCTGGGATCCAGGGCCTCGGCGACTAGGCCCCCGCCTTCCGCGGCGAGCCGGCCGGCGCCGCTGCGCAGCCCCGGCGAGGCGGCCAGCGCGCTGGCCAGCAGCAGCCAGAGCGCCAGCCCCAGCGCGCATCGCCCGCACCGGCGGCGGGGCGGGCCGACCGGCGGCGCGGCCAGCAGCGGCAGGATCACCAGGCCGCCCAGCGCCAGCGCCAGAAAGGCGTGGCGCGCCGGCGCGGCCGCGGCCCAGGCCACCTCGAGCGCCGGCAGCGGGCCCCAGAGGTGCCAGACCAGGTAGGCCCAGCGGGCCTCGCGGTCCGTGGCCGGGGGATCGGCGAGCAGGGCCCAGAACAGGCTGAAGGCGAGCGAGGCCAGCAGGTAGCACCAGGTGAGGAAGATGAGGTCGCCGGCCCGCTTCATGGAGCGGCACTTGGGGATGGAAAAAGGCGGCCCCGCGGTGCCGGGAAGGCCTTTTTCTGGCAGCGCTAGAGGCTGCTGAGAAAATGCCTAGTCGGCACCATCACCCTTCGACAAGCTCAGGGTGAGGGTGAATTGTTTCAAGCATTTACCCTCATCCCGAGCTTGTCGAAGGGTGATGGTGATCAAGGGCTCCAGGTCTTTTTGTGGCGGCGCTACAAGAGGTCGTCGTTGAGGCCGAGCCGGGGGATGCGCACGTCCCGGTGGATCGAGACCGAGAGCATCAGGCCGAGCGAGGCCATGACCGCCAGCATGGCGGTGCCGCCGTAGGAGATCAGCGGCAGGGGCACGCCGACCACGGGGATCAGGCCCATGACCATGGCGATGTTGATGAAGACGTAGAGGAAGAGGTTGAACATCAGCCCGATGGCGAGCACCCGGCCGAACTGGTTGCGCGCCCTGAGCGAGATCGCCATGCCGTAGACGAAGATCAGGGTGTAGAGGCAGAGCAGGCCCAGGCCGCCCAGCATGCCGAATTCCTCGGCCAGCATGGTGAAGATGAAGTCCGTGTGCTTCTCGGGCAGGAAGTCGAGGTGCGTCTGGGTGCCCTGCATGAAGCCGCGGCCCGCGACCCCGCCCGATCCGAGCGCGATCTTGGCCTGCAGGATGTGGTAGCCGGAGCCGAGCGGGTCGGACTCCGGGTTGAGGAAGGTCAGCACCCGCAGGCGTTGGTATTCGTGCAGGAACTGCCAGCCGATCGGGATCGCCGCCAGCCCGGCGACGCCCACCACGGCGAACTTCCAGATCCGGACCCCGGCGGCGAAGAAGACGATGGCGCCGGCCATCAGGAGCATGACGCCGGTGCCCAGGTCGGGCTGCTTCAGCACCAGGCCGGTCGGCACCAGGACGATCGCGATCGGCAGGAGCAGGCGCCAGGGGTTGCTGATCTCCTCGTTGGTCAGGCCGTGGAAGTAGCGCGCCAGCGCCAGCACCACCGCGACCTTCATGAGCTCCGAGGGCTGGACGTTGGCGAAGCCCAGATTGATCCAGCGCTGGGCGCCCATGCCGCGGCTGCCCGCAACCTCGACCGCGCCGAGCAGAATCAGACCGCCCAGGTAGATCAGGTACGCGTAGCGGAACCAGAAGCGCACGTCGATCAGCGCCAGGACCAGCATGACGCCGAAACCGACGGCGAGCCGCACCAGCTGGCGCGAGGCCCAGGGGTCCATGTGCCCGTCGGCCGCCGAGTAGAGCATGGCGCAACCGACGCCGCCCAGGGCGAGCACGATTAGGACCAGGCCCCAGTTGAGCTGGATCAGCTTGTCCGCGAGGCCCAGGCGGGTGTTGTGCTGAGACAGCTCGGAGTAGGCCATGGGCCGTCCGCTCCTAGCTTTCCGTGACCGTGCCGGCGTCCGCCAGGGGAATCCCCAGGGCTGCCGCCGGGTCGCGCCGCTGCACCTCAATCAGGACGTCGCGGGCGATCGGTGCCGCGACCTTGGAGCCGCCGCCGCCGTGCTGGACCAGGACCGCGCAGCAGTAGCGCGGCTTGTGCACCGGCGCATAGGCGACGAAGAGCGCGTGGTCGCGGAAGCGCCAGGGCAGCTCTTCGTTCTTCTTGACCCCAGCCTCGCGCTCCGCCTTGGTGATCCGGCGGACCTGCGAGGTGCCGGTCTTGCCGGCCATCTCCCAGCCCTCCTGCTGGATGCGCCGCCAGTAGGCGGTGCCCCGGGTCTCGTTGACCACGGCGTCCATGGCGCGGTGGACGATCTTCAGGTGGGCCGGCGATACCGCCATGTCTTCGAAGACCGGCGCCGTCTCGCCGATCACCGGGCCCTGACCCTCGACCTCGCGAAAGCCGCGGGTCAGGCGCGGCACGACCTTCTTGCCCGTGGCGAGCCGCGCGGTCATCGTCGCGAGCTGCAGCGGCGTGGTCAGGATGAAGCCCTGGCCGATCGCCGTCACCAGGGTCTCGCCGAGCTGCCAGGGCTCACCGATGGCGCCCAGTTTCCACTCCCGCGTGGGCACCACGCCGGGGCTCTCGCCGGGCAGGTCGATGCCGGCCACCTCGCCGAGCCCGAAGCGCGTCGCCATCTCCGAGATCCGGTCGATGCCGACCCGCTTGGACATCTCGTAGAAGTAGATGTCGCAGGAGTGCTTGATCGCACCGATCATGTCCTTGGTGCCGTGGCCGTGCTTCTTCCAGCAGTGGAAGCGCGCGTTGCCCAGCTTGGTCATGCCGCTGCAATAGGTCGTCTCGTTCGGGCTGATGCCCGCCTCGAGCGCCGCCAGAGCGACCAGCAGCTTGAAGGTCGACCCTGGGGCGTAGAGGCCGGCGACCGCCTTGTTGGTGAGCGGCGAGAGCGGATCGTTGACCAGCTGGGTCCACTGCCGGGCCGAGATGCCGAGGCTGAAGACGTTGGGGTCGTAGGACGGGACCGAGGAGAGCGCCAGGATATCGCCGTTCTCGATGTCCATGACGATGCAGGTCGCGCTCTTGTGTTGGGACAGCTGTTCGTGGACGAACAGCTGCAGGCCGGCGTCGATGGTGAGCACCAGCTCCTGCCCCGGATCGCCCTCCTCGCGGTTGATCTCGCGGATCACGCGGCCGAGCGCGTTGACCTCGATCTGGCTGCTGCCCGCCGTGCCGCGCAGCGCCAGGTCGTGCTGGCGCTCGATCCCGTTCTTGCCGATGCGGAAGCCCGGCAGCTCGAGCAGCGGATCGTCGGTCAGCTCGTCCTCCGACACGGCGGCGACGTAGCCGAGCACGTGGGTCATGGGGTCGGCGAAGGGATAGCGGCGGATCTGGCCGACGTCGATCGACACGCCGGGAAGGTCGGGCGCGTTGACCTCGATCTGGCTGACCTGCTGCCAGGTCAGGTTCTCGCGCACCGTGACCGGCACGAAGCCGCGCTTGCCCTTGGCCTCGCGTAGCACGCGGGCCCGGTCGTAGTCGCTGATCTCGATGATCTTCTGGAGGTCGTCCAGGGTGCGTTCCAGGTCGGGCGACTGCTCGCGCACGAGGAGCACCCGGTAGTTCTGCATGTTGTCCGCGATCGGCAGGCCGAAGCGGTCGATGATGCGGCCGCGCGGCGGCGCCAGCAGACGCAGGTTGATCCGGTTGTCCTCGGCCAGGGTAGCGTAGCGGTCGCGCTCGAGGATCTGGAGGTAGTACATGCGCCCGGTCAGGGCCGTGAGCAGCAGGCCCTGCCCGGCGCCGAGCAGCAGGGCCCGGCGCGTGAAGGCCCGGTAGCGGGAATGGTCGTCGCGCGCGCCGGCCATGGCCCCCTCCCCCTAGCGGACCAGCAGCCGCTGCGCCTTGGCGAAGAGCCAGGCGATCAGGGGATAGGCGGCGACTGTCGTGAGGAACTGGAACAGGACCGGCCAGAAGCTGAGCCAGTCGGCGTAGAGGATGCAGTTCAGGACCCAGGCGAGATACATGGCGCCGGCGGCGGTCATGGCGAAGAGCATCCACAGCATCTGGAAGGACGCGCGCAAAAACAAGCGGCGCTGCAGCTCAACCACGCTGTAGACCAGCAGCAGCGACAGGATGCCGACGCCGACGTAACCGCCGGACAGCAGGTCCTCGAACAGGCCGATCATGAAGGTGACCCAGAGCGGCAGGAGGTCGGGGCGGTGAACCGCCCAGTAGTAGACCGCAATCAGCGCCATCGACGGCACCAGGGCGGCGATGTCGGGATTCTGAAGGGGCACCATGCCGATCAGCACCAGGAGCATGGTCAGCACCAGGGGCGTCAGCCCGCGAGCCAGAATATCCAGGCGGTGCCAGATTCCTTCCATCGCGGCGCGTCACCGGGCGGGCCCGGCGTTCTCCTCGTTGCCGGCCGGCGCAGCGCCCGCTGCGGCCTCGGCCGCGGTTTCGCCTGCGGCGGCCTCGGGGCCCCCAGGGCCATCCGCCTGCGCCGACCCTTCGCCGGCGGGCGGGACCGCATCCTCGCCGCTATGGAAGGAGCGCAGAATGCCGGGCATCTCGTAGTTCACCAGCCGCAGGTACTCCATGTGGCCCCAGTCGACGAAGGGCTGGATGCGCACGCCCGCCTCGCCGCTCACCGCGACCTGGCCGACCGGCAGACCGGGCGGAAACACGCCGCCGTGTCCCGAGGTCACCACGCGCGCGCCGAGCGGCACGTCGATCCGCGGGTCGAGGTAGAGCAGCCGGGGCTGGGACCGGTTGTCGCCGGCCAGAATGGCCGGATCGCGCCGCTCGCCGACCAGGATCGGGATGCGGCTGTTCATGTCGGTGATCAGCAGCACGCGGGCGGTGCGGCTGCCGGATTCGACCACCCGGCCGGCCAGGCCGTCGCCGGTCAGCGCCGCCTGGCCCGGGACCACGTTCTCGCGCACCCCGGCGTTGACCAGGACCGAGCGCACATAGGCGCCGCCCTGGTCGCCGATCACCCGCGCCGTGACGAAGCCGATGCCCGGCTCGACCGGCAGGTTCAGCATGGTGCGCAGCGCCGCGTTCTCGGCCTCGAGACGGCGGGCCACGGTCTGCCAGTGCTGCAGCCGCTCGTTCTGGCGGCGCAGCTCGGTGTTCTCCTCGGCCACGGAGACCAGCTGTCCGGCTTGCGAGACCGCGTCGTTGAGGGTTGCCACGGGCTGGGAGACGGCCTCTAGGATCGGCGAGACGGTGTCGGTCAGCGCCGTGCGCACGCCCTCGACGAAGGTGCTGCCGGCGCGGTCGAGCAGCATGAGGGCGATCGCCATTGCGACCAGGAACAAGAGGCTAAAGCGTTGGGACCACGCCCTCACGGGCGTTGCCAGGCGAGCCGCCGAACCCGTCCGTCTGATCACGCCGACATCGACTCCAGGATTACACCGCCGAATCGTGACGCGGTACAGTGTAAGTGATGAACTCTACCCGGTATAGAGTCTGTCACTTAATAAAGCCTTTACACTTTCAGGCCGGCGGCGCGTTTTCAGTACTCGATCAGCACGTTGCGCATGGTCGGCAGCTCCTCGAGGCAGCGCCCGGTACCGAGCGCCACGCAGGACAGCGGGTCGTCGGCGATCGAGATCGGCAGCCCCGTTGAGGCCCGCAGCACGAAGTCCAGGTTCCGAAGCAGCGCGCCGCCGCCAGTCAAGACGATGCCCTTGTCGACGATGTCGGCGGCCAGCTCAGGCGCCGTGTGCTCGAGCGCGACCTTGACCGCCTCGATGATCGAGCCGACCGGCTCGCCCAGCGACTCGGCGATCTGCCGCTCGGAGATGATCAGCTCCTTGGGCACGCCGTTCATCAGGTCGCGGCCCTTGACCTCCATGGTGTCGCCCTCGCCATCTTCCGGCGGGCTGGCGGTACCGATGTCCTTCTTAATCCGCTCGGCCGACCCCTCGCCGACCAGCAGGTTATGGTTGCGCCGGATATAGGCGATGATCGCCTCGTCCATCTTGTCGCCGCCGACGCGGACCGAGCGGGAATAGACGATGCCGCCGAGCGACAGCACGGCGACCTCGGTCGTTCCGCCGCCGACGTCGACCACCATGGAGCCAGTCGGCTCGGTCACCGGCAGACCCGCGCCGATCGCCGCCGCCATGGGCTCCTCGATCAGGAAGACCCGCCGCGCGCCGGCGCTTTCGGCCGATTCCTGGATCGCCCGGCGCTCGACCGCTGTCGAGCCGGAGGGCACGCAGACGATCACCTGGGGCCGGGCGAAGGAGCGCCGGTTGTGCACCTTGCGGATGAAGTGCTTGATCATCTCCTCGGCGACTTCGAAGTCGGCGATCACGCCGTCGCGCAGCGGCCGGATCGCCTTGATGTTGCCCGGCGTGCGGCCCAGCATCATCTTCGCCTCGTCGCCGACCGCGACCACCTGCTTGCGGCCGCGCACCTCGGCGATCGCCACGACCGAAGGTTCGTTCAGGACGATGCCGCGGTTCCGGACGTAGACCAGCGTGTTCGCCGTGCCCAGGTCGATGGCCATATCGGCGGAGAGCATGCCGAGGAGGCGGGAGAGCATGTTACGCGGAGCCCCTCGAACGAATCAGCAATGTGCCAAGGAAGTCGTGATCACAGGGAGGGAATAACGCCCTGTTGGGGCGATTTCAAGGCATAGGTTACAACGAAATGACTAGAGCAGCGGCGGCGACGCGCCGTCTTGAAGCGCGCCGCCGCCGGTTGCCGGAACAGGCTTAGGCCGATATCGCCGCCGGCGCGGTCTTCTCGCGTTTCACCAGCAGCTTGTTCAGGGCGTTGATATAGGCGCGGGCCGAAGCAACCAGGGTGTCGTAGTCGGCGCCCTGGCCGTTGACGGTCTTGCCGGCCTCCTCGAGCCGCACGGTCACCTCCGCCTGGGCGTCGGTGCCGCCGGTCACCGCGTGGACCTGGTAGAGCTGCAAGCGGCCGTCGTGGGGGAAGATTTTGCGAATCGCCTGGAACACGGCGTCGACCGGGCCGTTGCCCTCGGCCGATTCGCTGTGCGCGACGCCGTCGACCTCCAGCTCGAGCTCCGCCTTCTGCGGCCCCTTGGATCCGCAGACCACCTGCAGCGAGCCGAACTTGATCCGGTCGTTGTGGCGCAGCACGGCGTCGTCGACCAGAGCGACGATGTCCTCGTCGTAGACGTCCTTCTTGTGGTCGGCCAGGTCCTTGAAGCGCTGGAAGGCGTCGTTCAACTCGTTGTCGCCGAGCGTAAAGCCCAGCTCCTCCAGCTTGGACTGGAAGGCGTGGCGGCCCGAGTGCTTGCCCATCACCAGGGTCGAGCGATTCAGACCGACCGACTCGGGCGTCATGATCTCGTAGGTTCCGGCGTGCTTCAGCATGCCGTCCTGGTGGATGCCCGCCTCGTGGGCGAAGGCGTTGGCGCCGACGATCGCCTTGTTGGGCTGGACCGTGAAGCCGGTCACCGCGGAGAGCAGGTGCGAGGCCTTGGTGATCATGGTGGTGTCGATGCCCGTGGTGTAGGGCATGGCGTCGTGGCGCGTCCTGAGCGCCATGACCACCTCCTCCATCGAGCAGTTGCCGGCCCGCTCGCCGATGCCGTTGATGGTGCACTCGACCTGCCGCGCGCCGGCCCTGACCGCTGCCAGGGAGTTGGCCACGGCCAGCCCCAGGTCGTTATGGCAGTGCACCGAGATGATCGCCTGGTCGATGTTGGGCACGCGGTTCATCAGCATGGCGATGAGCTCGTGGAACTCCTCGGGCACGGTGTAGCCCACCGTGTCGGGGATGTTGATCGTGCCGGCCCCCGCCTTGATCGCCGATTCGACGGTGCGGCAGAGGAAATCGTGCTCGGTGCGGGTGCCGTCCTCGGGCGACCACTCGACGTCGGGGCAGAGATTGCGGGCGTGGGTGACGCTGTCGATCACCGCCTGGTGCACGTCCTCTGGCTCCATCTGAAGCTTGTGCTTCATGTGCAGCGGCGAGGTCGACAGGAAGGTGTGGATCCGCGGCCGCTCCGCCGGACGCAGGGCTTCCCAGGCGCGGTCGATATCCTTGACGGTCGCCCGCGCCAGGCCGGCCACGGCGCTGTCCTTGACCCGTTTGGCGATCTTGTTCACCGCCTCGAAGTCGCCGCGCGACGCGATCGGGAAACCCGCCTCGATGACGTCGACGCCCATGCGCTCCAGCACGTCGGCGACCTGGATCTTCTCCTCCAGGTTCATGGAGCAGCCAGGCGACTGCTCGCCGTCGCGCAGCGTGGTATCGAAGATGACGACCCGGTCGGCGTCGCGTGCGTCCCGGTTGTCGGCGCCGCCCGTCTCGGCAGCGCCCTCGTTCTGACTATTCATGACTGTTTGTCCCTTCCGAAGAGCCCTGTGGTTAGCCTGGTCAATCTCCCCTGCTCGCTTGCCGCGCGGCGGCGGCTGTAGCGCTCAGGGGCAGCTAAGGAGGAGGGCCTCGGTGTTCAGGAGAGGGAGCAGGGTCGCACGACCGATCAACGCGCCCCGCGGGGCGGCGCTGCACTCTTCGGCGAAGGTTTCGGTCGTGCCCATGGCCGGGTAGTTTGCGGTCCAAGCTCTGTTACGGCGTTATATGTAGCCCCACGCCCGCCGGAGGACAAGCCGTATTGCCCTCGCCCCAGAATTTTGCGGCTCAGAATTTCTCGGCTCAGGACTTGATGTCGAGCAGGCTGCCGAGCACCTCGTCCTGGACCTTGAGCGCCGCGACATTGGCCTTGAAGGCGTTCTCGGCGCGGATCTGGACCGCGAACTCCTGAACCAGGTCGACGTTGGCCCGGGCCGCGATGCCGTCGGCGTCGGCGTTGGGGTCCGTGGGATTGTAGACCGGGACCGAGGGCGGCGAGACCGGCTTTTCCTCGGTCCGCACAACGCCGCCGGAGCCCGAAGTCTGAACCACCCGCCGCGGCACGTATTCGCCCCCGGTGGGCGCACTGCCGTCGAGCGGCAGGCCGCGCGTGCGCGCGTTGGCGACGTTGTCGGCCGAAACGGCCAGGTCCTTGGCCTGGGCCTGGAGGCTGGAGAGGGTCGAGGAGGCCGGGAAAATCATCTGCTCGCCTTTTGATCTAGCTATAACATCATAAGGCAGCGGCGCCGAAGTGGCAAATTATTGAATTTTATAGATATTTTACACCTGCTTTACCATGTCGGCCGGCTCCCCGCGGGCGGGCTTGACTCCTCTGTCTATATCGCATTGATATATTCAACTTCGATCTATGGAGGCGCGAGAAGCATGGATGCGAAGACCCTCTGCCTAGCCGTCCTGGAGCGGGGCGACGCCAGCGGCTACGAGATCAAAAAGGCGCTGGAGGAGCCTCCGTTGGTGCACTTCCAGGACACCAGTTTCGGTTCGATCTATCCGGCGCTGACCAAGCTGACCCGGGAAGGGCTGGTGCGCGGCACGGACTTTC encodes:
- a CDS encoding cation:dicarboxylase symporter family transporter, producing MVAAVVLGIASGLFLGELTSNLRLVGDVYVGLLQMTVLPYIVFALIASIGRLSLAESKRLAAIALTVLAVLWGIGCVTVAVMSLAFPARESGAFFSTSLIESQPGVDFIQLFIPSNPFGSLANNVPPAVVVFCIVFGVALVGVERKEDLLKHFDTIVATLLRVNKFVANLAPLGILAITSAAAGSLSLEEFGRLQAYLLVFAFCAIFVTFWALPMLIAVCTPFTYREILSVSKNALLTVLVIQSLFVVIPMLAEGVRQLAEKHQREGVKAEPDFVIPIAYSFPHLGKVLTLIFVPFAAWFYGTSIPWADYPTFLATGLVLSFGKVVTTIPFLLDANELPSDIFKLFLVSSVFAGGFSDVIGAMHLMAFTTLTICAMSGLIRIKRTKLLVLVAFSVVIVGAMILSARTLIDYVSGGGVDGPPVVRGMQLMQDAAPSTLLPAASPNPVPLEPGQSRLDRIIARGVMRVGFKPDDLPFSFLNEQGELVGLDIEMAHEMARDLGVAIEFVPADFSKLAKHLEADDFDIAFSGLAATTRRAAEFYLSEPYINLTLALVVPDHLKDQFTNLDKARRRAEISVGVPRGVFFEHEIQAVLPNAKVVQLDSEREFFEDPPEPMDVLLFSAEGGSAWTLIHPKYTVVSPVIPATKLPVAYPYGGPDSRLRDFLKHWIHLQREDNTLDELYDYWVLGTGAQTREPRWSVIRDVFGWID
- the rodA gene encoding rod shape-determining protein RodA codes for the protein MAYSELSQHNTRLGLADKLIQLNWGLVLIVLALGGVGCAMLYSAADGHMDPWASRQLVRLAVGFGVMLVLALIDVRFWFRYAYLIYLGGLILLGAVEVAGSRGMGAQRWINLGFANVQPSELMKVAVVLALARYFHGLTNEEISNPWRLLLPIAIVLVPTGLVLKQPDLGTGVMLLMAGAIVFFAAGVRIWKFAVVGVAGLAAIPIGWQFLHEYQRLRVLTFLNPESDPLGSGYHILQAKIALGSGGVAGRGFMQGTQTHLDFLPEKHTDFIFTMLAEEFGMLGGLGLLCLYTLIFVYGMAISLRARNQFGRVLAIGLMFNLFLYVFINIAMVMGLIPVVGVPLPLISYGGTAMLAVMASLGLMLSVSIHRDVRIPRLGLNDDLL
- the mrdA gene encoding penicillin-binding protein 2 is translated as MAGARDDHSRYRAFTRRALLLGAGQGLLLTALTGRMYYLQILERDRYATLAEDNRINLRLLAPPRGRIIDRFGLPIADNMQNYRVLLVREQSPDLERTLDDLQKIIEISDYDRARVLREAKGKRGFVPVTVRENLTWQQVSQIEVNAPDLPGVSIDVGQIRRYPFADPMTHVLGYVAAVSEDELTDDPLLELPGFRIGKNGIERQHDLALRGTAGSSQIEVNALGRVIREINREEGDPGQELVLTIDAGLQLFVHEQLSQHKSATCIVMDIENGDILALSSVPSYDPNVFSLGISARQWTQLVNDPLSPLTNKAVAGLYAPGSTFKLLVALAALEAGISPNETTYCSGMTKLGNARFHCWKKHGHGTKDMIGAIKHSCDIYFYEMSKRVGIDRISEMATRFGLGEVAGIDLPGESPGVVPTREWKLGAIGEPWQLGETLVTAIGQGFILTTPLQLATMTARLATGKKVVPRLTRGFREVEGQGPVIGETAPVFEDMAVSPAHLKIVHRAMDAVVNETRGTAYWRRIQQEGWEMAGKTGTSQVRRITKAEREAGVKKNEELPWRFRDHALFVAYAPVHKPRYCCAVLVQHGGGGSKVAAPIARDVLIEVQRRDPAAALGIPLADAGTVTES
- the mreD gene encoding rod shape-determining protein MreD; protein product: MEGIWHRLDILARGLTPLVLTMLLVLIGMVPLQNPDIAALVPSMALIAVYYWAVHRPDLLPLWVTFMIGLFEDLLSGGYVGVGILSLLLVYSVVELQRRLFLRASFQMLWMLFAMTAAGAMYLAWVLNCILYADWLSFWPVLFQFLTTVAAYPLIAWLFAKAQRLLVR